TGGCCTCGAGCCCCTCGGGCATGCCCCTGAACACCTCGGGGAAGAAGCGCGGCCAGACCCGGGCGTCGAGCCAGCGGTCATGCGCCATGTGCGGGCGGAGGCTGTCCTCGGCCATGCGCATCACCGCCTGGGCCATGCCGCGCGCGGCGGCGTCGAAACCGGGGAAGAAATCGGCGCCGCGCGCCTCGAGCCAGCGCTGGATGAGGGCGCTGTCCGGCACCGTGCCCTGCGGCGTCTCGAGCACCGGCAGCTTGCCGTAGGGCCCCTCGGGCATCGGCACGAAGCGCGGCTCCCAGTCCTCGCCGGACATCTGCAGGAGCAGCATGGCCTTGACGCAGAACGGGCTGTTGGAGGGCTCGCCGAGGGCGGGCGGGAAGGAAATCAGGGTCAGCATGGGAAGGTCCTTTTCGGGACTTGGAAGGGAATGGGGTGCCGGCCCCTCGGACCCTAGCCGCGGCTCTTGCCGGAAACTGTCAGCAGGGTGCAGGATGATCGCATCCATGTCCCGCACCCTACGCCTCTTCCAGCTCATGCAGGCGATGCGCCGCCTGCCCTCGCCCGTCACCGCCGCCACGCTGGCGCAGGAGACGGGGGTGTCGGAACGCACGCTCTACCGCGACATCGGCGCGCTGCGCGGGCTCGGCGCGGTGATCGACGGCGAGGCGGGCTACGGCTTCACCCTGATCGAGGATCCGCACCTGCCGCCGCTCTCCTTCGACGAGGACGAGCTCGAGGCGCTGGTGCTGGGGCTGCGCGAGGTCGCGGCGCTGGCCGACCCGGCGCTGGCGCATTCGGCGCGCAACGCGCTGGC
The Salipiger sp. H15 DNA segment above includes these coding regions:
- a CDS encoding glutathione S-transferase family protein; this encodes MLTLISFPPALGEPSNSPFCVKAMLLLQMSGEDWEPRFVPMPEGPYGKLPVLETPQGTVPDSALIQRWLEARGADFFPGFDAAARGMAQAVMRMAEDSLRPHMAHDRWLDARVWPRFFPEVFRGMPEGLEAKVQEGQRQGMTWLGIARYSEEDRCALASMDMDALVAVLGEGPWLFGARPTAADASVLPVLSMIDRLPGDTALRRALRARQPLMDYVARGREALYAPLNARLYVSG